A genomic window from Gossypium hirsutum isolate 1008001.06 chromosome D10, Gossypium_hirsutum_v2.1, whole genome shotgun sequence includes:
- the LOC121222602 gene encoding uncharacterized protein isoform X2, which produces MTPTNSHFIHSSYPITKKIKIARCRGQGLNCQKLWLWKFCQSFQLNPLLASTVFEIPCPDYKPTGTTLGNNYVDGICYWKTETGAYLDFRGLILSFDMGNEKFSILPIPEFVGSFPEYFVNLLVFNGSLGAIVYPTEGIDTSFDLWVTSEGVWTKQFNIKSISGVVRPLGFGKNGDLFLRDTNDEVLLFDASTQELKELQINTYLDHFRFTISLHAYLESLVRINGIQENIEKHVIRQPARDASNEY; this is translated from the exons ATGACACCTACCAACTCCCATTTTATTCATTCCTCTTACCCAAttacaaagaaaatcaaaatagcAAGATGCAGAGGCCAAGGTTTGAATTGCCAGAAGCTTTGGTTATGGAAATTCTGTCAAAGCTTCCAGTTAAATCCCTTACTCGCTTCAACTGTGTTT GAAATTCCATGTCCTGATTATAAACCAACTGGAACAACTTTGGGAAATAATTATGTAGACGGAATTTGCTATTGGAAAACAGAGACAGGGGCATATCTTGATTTTAGAGGACTAATTCTTTCATTTGACATGGGGAATGAGAAGTTCTCAATTTTACCTATCCCAGAATTCGTTGGGTCTTTCCCAGAATACTTTGTTAATCTATTGGTGTTTAATGGATCACTTGGTGCTATTGTTTACCCAACGGAAGGAATTGACACGTCTTTTGATTTATGGGTTACAAGTGAAGGAGTGtggactaaacaattcaatattaAATCCATTTCTGGAGTTGTACGCCCATTGGGATTTGGAAAAAATGGTGACTTGTTTCTTAGAGACACAAATGATGAAGTACTCCTATTTGACGCCTCCACCCAAGAGCTTAAGGAGCTTCAGATTAATACTTATCTAGATCATTTTCGGTTCACCATCTCCCTTCATGCTTATTTAGAGAGCCTGGTTCGTATCAATGGAATACAAGAGAATATTGAGAAACATGTAATACGTCAACCAGCGAGAGATGCATCAAATGAATACTAA
- the LOC121222602 gene encoding F-box/kelch-repeat protein At3g06240 isoform X1, producing the protein MQRPRFELPEALVMEILSKLPVKSLTRFNCVCKYWCSSFRTPHFISNNYQNNLENNNLNLLLSRCDGNTFQRYFSQLSNEKYQNYIVKQNIHLPFFRNDLPYVYGACHGLLCLLDPLKDKAAIWNPSTREFKILPPSSIQRPPYFSPFEETYLTLDDVSFDHASFGFDSKTDDYKVIRFVTLTFINSEEQYPHPHFMYQVELYSLRSNSWQEIPCPDYKPTGTTLGNNYVDGICYWKTETGAYLDFRGLILSFDMGNEKFSILPIPEFVGSFPEYFVNLLVFNGSLGAIVYPTEGIDTSFDLWVTSEGVWTKQFNIKSISGVVRPLGFGKNGDLFLRDTNDEVLLFDASTQELKELQINTYLDHFRFTISLHAYLESLVRINGIQENIEKHVIRQPARDASNEY; encoded by the coding sequence ATGCAGAGGCCAAGGTTTGAATTGCCAGAAGCTTTGGTTATGGAAATTCTGTCAAAGCTTCCAGTTAAATCCCTTACTCGCTTCAACTGTGTTTGTAAGTATTGGTGTTCTTCTTTTCGAACTCCTCATTTCATTTCCAATAATTATCAGAACAACCTTGAAAACAACAACCTTAATCTACTGCTTAGTCGCTGTGATGGTAACACCTTCCAACGTTATTTCTCTCAACTTTCAaatgaaaaatatcaaaattatatagtaAAACAAAACATTCACTTGCCCTTTTTTAGGAATGATCTCCCCTATGTTTATGGTGCTTGTCATGGATTATTGTGTTTACTTGATCCTTTAAAGGATAAGGCTGCCATTTGGAACCCATCAACCAGAGAGTTTAAAATCCTTCCACCATCTTCAATCCAACGCCCTCCATATTTTTCACCATTCGAAGAAACCTACCTTACTTTAGATGACGTTTCTTTTGACCACGCTTCTTTTGGGTTTGATTCTAAAACTGATGACTACAAAGTCATACGATTTGTTACTCTTACTTTTATTAATAGTGAAGAACAATATCCACATCCTCATTTTATGTACCAAGTTGAGTTGTATTCTCTTAGAAGTAATTCCTGGCAGGAAATTCCATGTCCTGATTATAAACCAACTGGAACAACTTTGGGAAATAATTATGTAGACGGAATTTGCTATTGGAAAACAGAGACAGGGGCATATCTTGATTTTAGAGGACTAATTCTTTCATTTGACATGGGGAATGAGAAGTTCTCAATTTTACCTATCCCAGAATTCGTTGGGTCTTTCCCAGAATACTTTGTTAATCTATTGGTGTTTAATGGATCACTTGGTGCTATTGTTTACCCAACGGAAGGAATTGACACGTCTTTTGATTTATGGGTTACAAGTGAAGGAGTGtggactaaacaattcaatattaAATCCATTTCTGGAGTTGTACGCCCATTGGGATTTGGAAAAAATGGTGACTTGTTTCTTAGAGACACAAATGATGAAGTACTCCTATTTGACGCCTCCACCCAAGAGCTTAAGGAGCTTCAGATTAATACTTATCTAGATCATTTTCGGTTCACCATCTCCCTTCATGCTTATTTAGAGAGCCTGGTTCGTATCAATGGAATACAAGAGAATATTGAGAAACATGTAATACGTCAACCAGCGAGAGATGCATCAAATGAATACTAA